From a region of the uncultured Desulfovibrio sp. genome:
- the dxr gene encoding 1-deoxy-D-xylulose-5-phosphate reductoisomerase, producing the protein MAQLWPGLGGPSINYISDAPGESWQQTWPRSLVLLGSTGSIGRSTLEVAAVHPQAFRMVGFACARNVQRLAEQALTWRPPHLAVLDEESAAKLRALLPADYRPRILVGSDGYAELASLPEASTVLSAQVGAAGLAGTLAAALAGKVICLANKESLVLAGELVRRVCARTGAVVLPVDSEHNAIFQCLAGRGQEVDKLILTASGGPFRGWTQEALRGVTPEQALKHPNWSMGAKITIDSATLMNKGLEVIEAFHLYGLPVERIKVLVHPQSVVHSLVEFHDGSQLAQLGTPDMRMAISACLLWPRCVTANVPRLDLTAKQLTFHDPDETAFPCLGLARQVLENRGGRCVVLNAANEAAVDLFLTGRCAFMDIPRLIAAALEAHDASNPGNQPLCAPLEGAAYATDSEAALTIEAHTLAERMQRLDCQSRELVYGLARDGGSLC; encoded by the coding sequence ATGGCGCAACTCTGGCCCGGCCTGGGCGGCCCTTCCATCAATTACATTTCTGACGCCCCCGGTGAAAGCTGGCAGCAAACATGGCCGCGCAGTCTGGTACTGCTGGGTTCCACAGGCTCCATAGGCCGCAGCACGCTGGAAGTTGCCGCAGTACATCCGCAGGCCTTCCGCATGGTGGGTTTTGCCTGCGCCCGCAACGTGCAGCGCCTTGCGGAACAGGCCCTTACATGGAGACCGCCGCATCTGGCAGTGCTGGATGAAGAGTCCGCAGCCAAACTGCGCGCACTGCTGCCTGCGGACTACCGCCCCCGTATTCTTGTGGGGAGCGACGGCTACGCAGAACTTGCTTCCCTGCCTGAGGCCTCCACCGTGCTTTCCGCACAGGTGGGCGCGGCGGGCCTTGCCGGAACGCTGGCGGCGGCCCTGGCAGGCAAGGTCATCTGCCTTGCCAACAAGGAATCGCTGGTGCTGGCTGGCGAGCTTGTGCGACGCGTTTGCGCCCGCACCGGGGCCGTGGTGCTGCCCGTGGATTCCGAACACAACGCCATTTTTCAGTGTCTGGCCGGGCGTGGGCAAGAAGTGGACAAGCTCATACTTACGGCATCAGGCGGTCCCTTTCGCGGCTGGACGCAAGAAGCACTGCGCGGCGTAACGCCGGAGCAGGCACTCAAGCATCCCAACTGGAGCATGGGTGCCAAGATCACCATTGATTCGGCCACACTTATGAACAAGGGGTTGGAGGTCATTGAGGCTTTTCACCTCTACGGTCTGCCCGTTGAGCGCATCAAAGTGCTGGTGCATCCACAGTCTGTAGTACATTCGCTTGTAGAATTTCACGATGGAAGCCAGCTTGCGCAGCTGGGCACACCCGACATGCGCATGGCAATTTCGGCCTGCCTGCTCTGGCCGCGCTGTGTAACGGCAAATGTGCCACGCCTTGACCTTACGGCAAAGCAGCTTACCTTCCATGATCCAGACGAAACCGCTTTTCCCTGTCTTGGACTGGCCAGACAGGTGCTGGAAAACCGTGGCGGACGTTGCGTTGTACTCAACGCCGCCAACGAGGCCGCAGTGGATCTTTTCCTTACAGGCCGCTGCGCGTTTATGGATATTCCCCGGCTTATAGCCGCCGCACTGGAGGCGCATGACGCTTCCAACCCCGGCAATCAGCCTTTATGCGCGCCTCTTGAAGGTGCAGCTTACGCAACTGATAGCGAAGCCGCACTGACAATCGAGGCGCATACACTGGCGGAGCGCATGCAGCGTCTTGACTGCCAGAGCCGCGAGCTGGTCTACGGACTGGCCCGTGACGGAGGTTCCTTGTGCTGA
- a CDS encoding phosphatidate cytidylyltransferase — MPIDPSTQSIDIRRIFTGLALAAVLLLALWFRGLPLLFVILLVCALGLWEFYSLFWGSSRVPSRICAIVLGWCMICLTWLHRPQDALVCLGAGFVLASMSFLFRWDVVEDDNAFASSGIFMAGLAYVPLLLLPATYLSTTKLIFVIAAVAISDTTAYFVGTRFGHHKLWPRVSPKKSSEGAVGSLVGCVIFCAIYGEIYGKTGWFSFALLGIAVNAFAQLGDLFESALKRSVNIKDSGNLLPGHGGILDRADSLLFAMPMVAVVDQWFFFF, encoded by the coding sequence ATGCCCATTGATCCTTCAACGCAATCCATCGATATCCGCCGCATTTTCACAGGTCTTGCCCTTGCTGCGGTCTTGCTGCTGGCACTCTGGTTCAGGGGCCTGCCTTTGTTGTTCGTCATTTTGCTGGTATGCGCCCTCGGCCTGTGGGAGTTCTACTCCCTGTTCTGGGGCTCCAGCCGTGTGCCCAGCCGCATCTGCGCCATCGTGCTTGGCTGGTGCATGATCTGCCTCACGTGGCTGCACAGGCCGCAAGATGCTCTGGTCTGCCTTGGCGCTGGCTTTGTGCTGGCGTCCATGAGTTTTCTTTTCCGGTGGGATGTTGTTGAAGACGACAATGCCTTTGCCTCCAGCGGCATCTTTATGGCGGGGCTGGCCTATGTGCCCCTGCTGCTGCTTCCGGCGACCTATCTTTCCACCACCAAGCTCATCTTTGTTATTGCAGCGGTGGCTATTTCAGACACCACCGCCTACTTTGTGGGCACACGCTTTGGGCACCACAAGCTGTGGCCCCGCGTCAGCCCCAAGAAAAGCTCGGAAGGCGCGGTGGGCAGCCTTGTTGGCTGTGTGATCTTTTGCGCCATTTACGGCGAAATTTACGGCAAGACAGGATGGTTCTCCTTTGCGCTGCTGGGCATTGCGGTCAATGCCTTCGCCCAGTTGGGCGACCTCTTTGAATCCGCCCTCAAGCGCTCGGTAAACATCAAGGATTCCGGCAATCTGTTGCCAGGGCACGGCGGCATCCTCGACAGAGCCGACAGCCTGCTGTTTGCCATGCCCATGGTGGCTGTTGTTGACCAGTGGTTTTTCTTCTTTTAG
- a CDS encoding isoprenyl transferase, whose amino-acid sequence MTDHPDKLPTHLAIIMDGNGRWAQARGLPREAGHRAGAETVRNIVTDCRSLGIRHLTLYTFSSENWNRPKTEISALFSLLMEFLSREVPRMVEQGISMRVLGDLDSMPLAQRTALRHAIKRTEGGKDMVLNLALNYGGRGEIVRAMQTMLREGLRPEDVTEQTVADHLYTAGQPDPDLLIRTSGEQRLSNYLLYQCAYSELYFTPVPWPDFDAAQLRMALDAYAARSRRFGKTQEQIDAH is encoded by the coding sequence ATGACGGATCATCCAGACAAACTGCCCACACACCTCGCCATCATCATGGACGGCAATGGCCGCTGGGCTCAGGCGCGCGGGTTGCCCCGCGAAGCAGGCCACCGCGCTGGCGCGGAAACCGTGCGCAACATTGTGACCGATTGCCGGTCGCTGGGCATACGCCACCTCACGCTTTACACCTTTTCCAGCGAAAACTGGAACCGCCCCAAGACAGAAATCAGCGCCCTTTTCAGCCTGCTGATGGAATTTCTGAGCCGCGAGGTGCCGCGCATGGTCGAACAAGGCATTTCCATGCGCGTTCTGGGCGATCTTGACTCCATGCCCCTTGCCCAGCGCACTGCCCTGCGCCATGCCATCAAACGCACCGAGGGCGGTAAGGACATGGTTCTGAATCTCGCCCTCAACTATGGCGGCAGGGGCGAAATTGTACGAGCCATGCAAACCATGCTGCGCGAAGGTCTGCGCCCTGAAGACGTGACCGAACAGACCGTAGCCGATCATCTGTATACTGCCGGGCAACCGGACCCTGACCTGCTTATCCGCACCAGCGGCGAGCAGAGGCTGAGCAATTATCTGCTCTACCAATGCGCCTACAGCGAGCTGTATTTCACGCCCGTGCCATGGCCGGACTTCGACGCCGCGCAGCTCCGCATGGCCCTTGACGCCTATGCCGCCCGTTCGCGCCGCTTCGGCAAAACACAGGAGCAAATTGATGCCCATTGA
- the frr gene encoding ribosome recycling factor produces MDIDSILLDAEDRMEKALAAQERDFSKLRTGRASTALVDGIKGDYYGTPTPISQMASVAVPDSRTVTIQPWDKGGISVIEKAILKSDLGLTPINDGKVIRIMIPPLTEERRKDLVKVARKYTEDAKVAVRNVRRDANDSLKKLEKDKAISEDEQKKASEDVQKLTDKFVADADKKCAAKEKEIMEI; encoded by the coding sequence ATGGATATAGACAGCATCCTTCTGGACGCCGAAGACCGTATGGAAAAGGCCCTTGCCGCACAGGAACGCGATTTTTCCAAGCTGCGTACGGGCCGCGCCTCCACCGCTCTGGTGGACGGCATCAAGGGCGACTATTACGGCACCCCAACGCCCATCAGCCAGATGGCCTCCGTTGCCGTGCCCGACAGCCGCACGGTGACAATCCAGCCATGGGACAAGGGCGGCATTTCGGTGATTGAAAAGGCCATTCTGAAGTCTGACCTGGGCCTTACGCCCATCAATGACGGCAAGGTCATCCGCATCATGATACCGCCGTTGACAGAAGAACGCCGCAAGGATCTGGTCAAGGTTGCCCGCAAATACACCGAGGACGCCAAGGTGGCGGTACGCAACGTGCGCCGCGATGCCAACGACAGCCTGAAAAAGCTGGAAAAAGACAAGGCCATCAGCGAAGACGAACAGAAGAAGGCTTCTGAAGACGTGCAAAAGCTGACGGACAAGTTTGTGGCTGATGCCGACAAAAAGTGCGCGGCCAAAGAAAAGGAAATCATGGAAATATAG
- the pyrH gene encoding UMP kinase, whose protein sequence is MPTLKYKRVLLKLSGEALAGENKTGIDPETVATICREIGTVLEMGVEMALVIGGGNIFRGLSGSAKGMERSSADYMGMLATVLNALAVQDMLEKLGYPTRVLSAITMQEVCEPFIRRRALRHMEKGRVVICAAGTGNPYFTTDTTAALRGMELKCDAIIKATKVDGIYDKDPNKYSDAVKYDSITYDETLARHLGVMDATAFALVRDNNVPIIVCRMFGGDICRAVTGESVGTIVQN, encoded by the coding sequence ATGCCCACACTGAAATACAAGCGCGTGCTGCTCAAGCTGAGCGGCGAGGCCCTGGCCGGAGAAAACAAGACCGGCATTGACCCCGAAACCGTAGCCACTATCTGCCGTGAAATCGGCACCGTGCTCGAAATGGGCGTGGAAATGGCCCTTGTGATTGGCGGGGGCAACATTTTTCGCGGGCTTTCCGGCTCGGCCAAGGGCATGGAACGTTCGTCCGCCGACTACATGGGCATGTTGGCCACAGTGCTTAACGCGCTGGCCGTGCAGGACATGCTGGAAAAGCTGGGCTACCCCACGCGCGTGCTTTCGGCCATCACCATGCAGGAAGTGTGCGAGCCTTTTATTCGCCGCCGCGCCCTGCGCCATATGGAAAAGGGCCGCGTGGTCATCTGCGCCGCAGGCACCGGCAACCCCTACTTCACCACTGACACCACCGCCGCCCTGCGTGGCATGGAACTGAAGTGCGACGCCATCATCAAGGCCACCAAGGTTGACGGCATCTACGACAAAGACCCCAACAAATATTCCGATGCCGTCAAGTACGACAGCATCACTTATGACGAAACACTGGCGCGCCATCTGGGCGTCATGGACGCCACGGCCTTTGCCCTTGTGCGCGACAACAACGTGCCCATCATCGTATGCCGCATGTTTGGCGGCGACATCTGCCGCGCCGTCACTGGCGAGTCCGTAGGCACCATCGTTCAGAACTGA
- a CDS encoding DUF4911 domain-containing protein, which produces MPRARGSASWPPSLRERRKPAPALPPPTRSASLLVRIAPEHTGLFRFLLEAYEHIAYFTVLENKTALLRVIFSPHREREAREALTQMAQSLPFTVEEWPKQA; this is translated from the coding sequence ATGCCGCGCGCACGGGGTTCCGCTTCCTGGCCGCCTTCATTGCGCGAAAGGCGCAAACCGGCTCCCGCACTACCGCCGCCAACGCGCAGCGCCAGCCTTTTGGTGCGTATTGCGCCGGAGCATACGGGGCTCTTCCGCTTTTTGCTCGAAGCCTATGAGCACATCGCCTATTTTACCGTACTTGAAAACAAGACCGCCCTGCTGCGGGTTATCTTTTCACCTCACAGAGAGCGAGAGGCGCGCGAGGCTCTGACCCAGATGGCCCAAAGCCTGCCATTTACCGTTGAGGAATGGCCCAAACAGGCGTAA
- a CDS encoding AzlD domain-containing protein yields MNESGWFSTHAALMLCLLGSVLVTVLPKILPVTFLKGDSLPPLLRHWLSFVPVAVMAALVGPDVFFYEGHFNAGPSNLFLMVALPSLLVAWWSKNYFLTIAFGIGLVILARWAGLY; encoded by the coding sequence ATGAACGAAAGCGGATGGTTCAGCACCCATGCGGCCCTGATGCTCTGCCTGCTTGGCAGTGTTCTGGTTACGGTTCTGCCAAAGATCCTGCCTGTCACCTTTTTGAAAGGCGACAGCCTGCCCCCGCTGCTGCGGCACTGGCTGTCCTTTGTGCCCGTTGCCGTCATGGCCGCCCTGGTGGGGCCGGACGTGTTCTTTTACGAAGGGCATTTCAACGCTGGGCCTTCCAACCTGTTTCTGATGGTGGCCCTGCCCTCGCTGCTGGTTGCGTGGTGGTCAAAGAATTATTTTCTCACCATTGCCTTTGGCATCGGGCTGGTGATTCTGGCCCGCTGGGCCGGGTTGTACTGA
- a CDS encoding AzlC family ABC transporter permease, translated as MSGISSASPLAEGLRRALPIVLGYLPVGFAFGVLAVKNNIPPSLAVAMSVLMFSGSGQFVFAGMWGAGASALSIMAAVFIVNLRYLLQSAAESPWLAGLPRGQRFLLGLGLTDETFAVHVTAFQNGWQRSLTTLFVCNQTAQLGWVSGAAIGAFCGELVSDVKPLGLDYALTAMFLALLVPQCVSRLHVLVALFTTTLSISLKAAGMTQWNIAVATVLGASLGTWLLVRKAQHEGAPLDLACAEHTPAKDCEAASLNTQRTEEAES; from the coding sequence ATGTCCGGCATATCTTCCGCTTCCCCCCTGGCGGAGGGCCTGCGGCGCGCCCTGCCCATTGTGCTGGGCTACCTGCCCGTAGGCTTCGCTTTTGGGGTTCTTGCCGTCAAGAACAACATCCCGCCCTCTTTGGCTGTCGCCATGTCCGTGCTCATGTTTTCCGGCTCCGGCCAGTTCGTGTTCGCGGGCATGTGGGGCGCTGGCGCAAGCGCGCTCTCCATCATGGCGGCGGTGTTTATCGTAAACCTGCGCTATCTGCTGCAATCCGCCGCCGAATCCCCCTGGCTGGCGGGCCTGCCGCGCGGGCAACGCTTTCTGCTGGGCCTCGGCCTCACGGATGAAACCTTTGCCGTCCACGTCACAGCTTTTCAGAACGGCTGGCAGCGCAGCCTCACCACGCTCTTTGTCTGCAACCAGACCGCGCAGCTGGGCTGGGTTTCCGGCGCGGCCATCGGCGCGTTCTGCGGAGAACTGGTGAGTGATGTCAAGCCGCTGGGTCTTGATTATGCGCTCACCGCCATGTTTCTGGCCCTGCTGGTGCCGCAGTGCGTCAGCCGCCTGCATGTGCTGGTGGCGCTCTTTACCACCACGCTTTCCATCAGCCTCAAGGCTGCGGGCATGACCCAGTGGAATATTGCCGTTGCCACGGTGCTGGGCGCAAGCCTTGGCACATGGCTGCTGGTGCGCAAGGCGCAGCACGAGGGCGCGCCCCTTGACCTTGCCTGCGCAGAGCACACACCCGCCAAAGACTGCGAAGCAGCGAGCCTGAACACACAGCGCACAGAGGAGGCCGAATCATGA
- a CDS encoding HPP family protein, producing MMRVLRRLRAGTMAPPRADWNEIFWAWAGSCLSIISLALLEKLCSQEWNLPLLIGSFGASAVLAFGAPHSPLAQPRNLVGGHVLSALVGVTCQLLFSDNPVLASGLAVSTAIALMHATQTLHPPGGATALIAVIGGPGIHSLGYWYVLLPCGAGAICMLALAYAANNLAARKRYPLFWW from the coding sequence ATGATGCGTGTTTTGCGCCGCCTGCGGGCAGGCACAATGGCCCCGCCCAGGGCCGACTGGAATGAAATATTCTGGGCGTGGGCAGGCAGTTGTCTGTCCATAATCAGCCTTGCGCTGCTTGAAAAGCTCTGCTCGCAAGAGTGGAATCTGCCCCTGCTTATCGGCTCGTTCGGCGCGTCCGCCGTGCTTGCCTTTGGCGCGCCCCACAGCCCGCTGGCCCAGCCCCGCAATCTTGTGGGCGGGCACGTGCTTTCCGCGCTTGTGGGCGTGACCTGCCAGCTCCTGTTCAGCGATAATCCGGTGCTGGCCTCGGGCCTTGCTGTTTCCACAGCCATTGCCCTCATGCACGCAACGCAGACCCTGCATCCTCCTGGGGGTGCAACGGCCCTTATCGCCGTCATCGGCGGCCCCGGTATCCACAGCCTTGGCTACTGGTACGTACTCCTGCCCTGCGGAGCGGGGGCCATCTGCATGCTGGCCCTGGCCTATGCGGCCAACAATCTCGCCGCCCGCAAGAGGTATCCCCTGTTCTGGTGGTAA
- a CDS encoding 4Fe-4S binding protein: protein MRGASRLIPLPSFLALLPAGAHFWRSGQPGLAAACLALALLAWGRAAWVRLLLLLVLPLLAARWIWAAAQFVQMRMFMGEPWHRLAVILLSVALLTALAALPLLRESARHRYHKGDTTARTQLAALLLCLGLLLPVWLMMPQLLVIERFFPQWGSLQLALAGIWAACAAGWLSGKKVPQVRMRLWRLFSLVFFAQLVLGLALESRFLLSGQLHLPVPGLIAAAPLYRGGGWFMLGLFGFSTLIAGAAWCSHLCYFGVWDASAAKSCAGGPRGLTAIKNSGSANTDSGNVAPPIPRRAPKWLPYLRLAMLGLTLAVPLLLRFSGAPLEAALACGLLLGLLAVPVSLLVSRKAGYAAYCRGLCPLGLLAKWIGRITPWRVRRTGPCRRCMACVRVCRQDAMGDPMTTSGPNADCNLCRDCIAVCPQKALSITCYGMHGTQAWAGPTLIALLAALHAAFLAMARI, encoded by the coding sequence ATGCGCGGAGCTTCCCGCCTTATCCCCTTGCCTTCTTTTCTGGCCCTGCTGCCTGCCGGAGCGCACTTCTGGCGCAGCGGACAGCCCGGTCTAGCTGCCGCCTGCCTTGCACTGGCCCTGCTTGCCTGGGGCCGCGCCGCATGGGTGCGTTTGCTCCTGCTGCTGGTGTTGCCCCTGCTGGCCGCCCGCTGGATATGGGCTGCGGCCCAGTTTGTACAAATGCGCATGTTCATGGGCGAACCGTGGCACAGGCTGGCTGTTATCCTGCTGAGCGTAGCCCTGCTGACGGCGCTTGCCGCCCTGCCCCTGCTGCGCGAATCCGCACGACACCGCTACCATAAAGGCGACACGACCGCACGCACCCAACTGGCCGCGCTGCTCCTTTGCCTTGGTCTGTTGCTGCCGGTCTGGCTTATGATGCCGCAGCTGCTGGTTATAGAACGGTTTTTCCCCCAATGGGGATCACTGCAACTTGCGCTGGCGGGTATTTGGGCGGCCTGCGCAGCCGGATGGCTGAGCGGCAAAAAGGTTCCGCAGGTCAGAATGCGCCTGTGGCGGCTTTTTTCACTGGTCTTTTTCGCCCAGCTTGTCCTTGGGCTCGCTCTGGAAAGCCGCTTTCTTCTCAGCGGGCAACTGCATCTGCCTGTTCCGGGGCTGATCGCCGCTGCGCCCCTCTATCGTGGCGGCGGCTGGTTCATGCTGGGGTTGTTCGGTTTTTCCACCCTGATTGCTGGCGCAGCCTGGTGCAGCCATCTTTGCTACTTTGGCGTGTGGGATGCCAGCGCCGCAAAATCCTGCGCCGGTGGCCCGCGTGGATTGACTGCGATAAAAAATTCCGGCTCCGCTAACACCGATTCCGGTAATGTTGCTCCGCCTATTCCCAGACGTGCGCCCAAGTGGCTGCCATATCTGCGGCTCGCCATGCTGGGCCTGACCCTTGCCGTTCCCCTGCTCTTGCGTTTTTCGGGTGCGCCGCTGGAAGCGGCCCTTGCCTGCGGCCTATTGCTTGGACTGCTGGCTGTACCGGTATCCTTGCTGGTCAGCCGCAAAGCCGGATACGCCGCCTACTGCCGGGGCCTCTGCCCCTTGGGGCTGCTGGCAAAGTGGATTGGGCGCATTACCCCCTGGCGCGTGCGCCGCACAGGCCCCTGCCGCCGCTGCATGGCCTGCGTGCGGGTATGCCGTCAGGACGCCATGGGCGATCCCATGACGACATCAGGCCCCAATGCGGACTGCAATCTGTGCCGCGACTGTATAGCTGTATGCCCGCAAAAGGCGCTCTCCATAACCTGCTACGGCATGCACGGCACGCAGGCCTGGGCAGGCCCAACACTTATTGCCCTGCTTGCCGCCCTGCACGCGGCCTTTCTTGCCATGGCCCGGATATAG
- a CDS encoding pyridoxamine 5'-phosphate oxidase family protein, with product MRKQNRECLDPAFFDEVFSTAEDLCLAMHDGEFPYAIPLNFVRQGNCIYIHCALEGHKLDCIRRNPNVAFTLCADVTIHREKSTTYYKSLCGTGRAVIVDDPAEKGLALDALAVRYAALCPTPTPDAALARTGVVRIDIVDLVGKRKLPK from the coding sequence ATGCGCAAACAGAACCGCGAATGCCTTGACCCGGCATTTTTTGATGAAGTTTTTTCCACTGCTGAAGACCTCTGCCTTGCCATGCACGACGGGGAATTTCCCTATGCGATTCCGCTCAACTTTGTGCGCCAGGGCAACTGCATCTATATCCACTGCGCCCTTGAAGGCCACAAGCTGGACTGCATCCGCCGCAACCCCAATGTGGCCTTTACCTTGTGCGCGGATGTGACCATCCACAGGGAAAAATCCACGACCTATTACAAATCGCTGTGCGGCACAGGCCGCGCCGTGATTGTGGATGACCCGGCGGAAAAGGGCCTTGCCCTTGATGCCCTGGCAGTGCGCTACGCCGCCCTCTGCCCCACGCCCACGCCGGATGCGGCCCTTGCCCGCACAGGCGTGGTACGCATTGATATTGTGGATCTGGTGGGCAAGCGCAAACTGCCCAAATAA
- a CDS encoding flavodoxin family protein — protein sequence MNACIVYSSCTGNTRRVAEALADTSGLPCFPVRIAPEPDDFDILALGFWVRKGLPDARALRYMERVRGKHVFFFGTLGAWPHSDHARRCVAATHEILQAGGNTVVDGFLCQGRVNPQVVAASQRKGGHPLSPERLARLREAERHPDATDLTAARLHWQRSLQKYTANVPVRQTPCLATDILSMPEPIGSNTSL from the coding sequence ATGAACGCTTGCATTGTTTATTCTTCTTGTACGGGCAATACCCGCAGAGTGGCTGAGGCTCTGGCCGACACCTCGGGCCTGCCCTGCTTTCCCGTGCGCATCGCCCCTGAGCCGGATGACTTTGATATACTGGCCCTGGGCTTCTGGGTGCGCAAAGGCCTGCCAGATGCCCGCGCCCTGCGCTACATGGAGCGTGTACGCGGCAAGCACGTATTTTTTTTCGGCACGCTGGGCGCATGGCCCCATTCAGACCACGCCCGCCGCTGCGTGGCTGCAACACATGAAATTTTACAGGCTGGCGGCAATACGGTAGTTGATGGATTCTTGTGCCAGGGCCGGGTCAATCCGCAGGTGGTTGCCGCATCGCAGCGCAAGGGCGGTCATCCCCTGAGCCCCGAGCGTCTGGCCCGCCTGCGCGAGGCAGAGCGCCACCCGGACGCGACAGATCTCACGGCGGCGCGGCTACACTGGCAACGCAGCCTGCAAAAATACACTGCCAATGTCCCTGTGCGGCAAACCCCTTGCCTTGCCACAGACATTTTATCCATGCCGGAACCCATCGGCAGCAATACCTCGCTGTAA
- a CDS encoding Crp/Fnr family transcriptional regulator yields the protein MENSDLQTIHAALQTGPFAAMSDTERQKLALHARVQPFSQGTTLFREGEATADAMLLLSGMVKLCRHSAQGKECVLHLVRCGRMLDAGVLFYEEGLPATAIGVQNGVVLRLERKALLEALRNDAALGVAMLAAMSLRQRLFINKIAGSQGRISVSGRVAAWLLHRAKMEKSATLSMGVTQETLARQMGISRESLSRELSALTSAGLIDRDRRRIILLDANALRERAEA from the coding sequence ATGGAAAACAGCGACCTGCAAACCATCCATGCTGCCTTGCAAACCGGCCCCTTTGCGGCCATGTCGGATACTGAACGCCAAAAGCTGGCACTGCACGCCCGTGTGCAGCCATTCAGCCAGGGCACGACACTTTTTCGCGAAGGCGAAGCCACTGCCGATGCCATGCTGCTGCTCTCGGGCATGGTCAAACTGTGCCGCCACTCGGCTCAGGGCAAGGAATGTGTGCTGCACCTTGTGCGTTGCGGCAGAATGCTGGACGCAGGGGTGCTTTTTTATGAAGAAGGCCTGCCCGCAACGGCCATCGGCGTGCAGAACGGCGTAGTTTTGCGGCTGGAACGCAAGGCACTGCTTGAAGCCCTGCGCAACGATGCGGCCCTGGGGGTCGCCATGCTGGCGGCCATGAGCCTGCGCCAGCGCCTGTTCATCAACAAGATTGCGGGGTCGCAGGGTCGCATTTCCGTTTCGGGCCGGGTAGCGGCGTGGCTGCTGCACCGTGCAAAAATGGAAAAAAGTGCCACCCTGAGCATGGGCGTTACCCAGGAAACCCTTGCCCGACAGATGGGGATAAGCCGCGAGAGTTTGAGCCGGGAGCTCAGTGCCCTGACATCAGCCGGTCTCATTGACCGCGATCGCCGCCGCATCATTCTGCTTGATGCCAACGCCCTGCGCGAAAGGGCAGAAGCATAG
- a CDS encoding 4Fe-4S dicluster domain-containing protein, whose product MTEHIQVVPDKCRACRRCEVACIAAHHGMSFKEAMKHRDELVSRVQVVKAEGFKTTVRCHQCDHAPCANVCPTGALQQDADGRIIMRVQYCVACKMCIAACPYGTITLDTIGMPSVDGDDGETLAQRARREVAVRCDMCRAWRMENGKRITACMEACPAHALSLVLADGSVVEAPAPEKKPAIEGAPEKPAAPVAEPGPRASVTAAGRAPEEAKAEETKAEEAKVEAPAAPVAEAAAPAPEAETPAAPKAEETKAEAPVEVPVQAPAEANTAPVAEAPATEPAAAATPLETKPEATPAAPSKPAKSNKKSTKKGGKK is encoded by the coding sequence ATGACTGAACATATCCAGGTCGTACCCGACAAATGCCGCGCCTGCCGCCGCTGTGAAGTGGCCTGCATTGCCGCCCACCACGGCATGAGCTTTAAAGAGGCCATGAAACACCGCGACGAACTGGTTTCGCGCGTACAGGTGGTCAAGGCCGAAGGCTTCAAGACCACCGTGCGTTGCCACCAGTGCGACCACGCGCCCTGCGCCAACGTGTGCCCCACCGGCGCATTGCAGCAGGATGCCGATGGCCGCATCATCATGCGCGTACAATACTGCGTTGCCTGTAAGATGTGCATCGCTGCATGCCCTTACGGCACCATCACCCTTGACACCATCGGCATGCCCTCCGTGGATGGCGACGATGGTGAAACCCTGGCCCAGCGCGCCCGCCGCGAAGTGGCCGTGCGCTGCGACATGTGCCGCGCATGGCGCATGGAAAACGGCAAGCGCATCACCGCCTGCATGGAAGCCTGCCCGGCCCACGCCCTTTCGCTGGTGCTGGCAGACGGCTCTGTGGTGGAAGCCCCTGCGCCGGAAAAGAAGCCCGCCATTGAAGGCGCGCCGGAAAAACCCGCCGCTCCCGTGGCCGAACCTGGCCCCCGTGCATCCGTGACCGCTGCTGGCCGCGCCCCTGAAGAAGCTAAGGCTGAGGAAACCAAGGCTGAAGAAGCCAAGGTTGAAGCCCCTGCCGCCCCTGTGGCGGAAGCGGCGGCTCCGGCACCTGAGGCAGAGACTCCCGCCGCGCCCAAAGCCGAGGAAACCAAGGCTGAGGCTCCTGTGGAAGTCCCTGTGCAAGCCCCTGCCGAAGCCAATACCGCTCCGGTAGCGGAAGCTCCGGCAACGGAACCCGCAGCTGCGGCAACACCGCTTGAAACCAAGCCCGAAGCTACTCCGGCAGCGCCCTCCAAGCCTGCCAAGAGCAACAAAAAGAGCACCAAGAAGGGCGGCAAGAAGTAA